tatttttaatcattatcatctttgccaTCATTAACCTCAGCACCAGCCACATAGTCACTACCATAGTCAAAAGCATCACCATTAATAATCACCTTAaaaactatcatcaccatcaccaccacaaccacctttcCTGTCAATCATGCTCATCACCATAGCTTAtccctttttcatcatcattatcatcaccatcagtctccctctcctgctcattatcatcaccaccaaaaccacctctCCTGTcaatcatcctcaccaccatagCTTaacccttcttcatcatcattatcatcaccatcaccactaaaaCCACCTCTCCTGTCAATCATCCATGGCCATGTCAATCATTCTCAATCAATGTCAATCTGTCAATCAATataatgatcatcaccaccatagcttaacccttcttcatcatcattctcatcaccatcactctccctctcctgctcattatcatcaccctcatcaccgtAAAAAACCCTTTCCCATTAACGGCGAGAGAGACTTTCCGCCTAAATGAGTCAATACTCAGACAGGAATTCTGGAGTCCATTTTTAGGCCGAGAAAAATAGTAGGCCTATAGACAGCGTGATAAATTGCGTGGCAGTGTTAATCGATGTGGTGTGAGTAACCagttgtgttaatatatatatatatatatatatatatatatatatatatatatatatatatatatatatatatatgtttcaagaATGTGCAGTGGTATTACATAAGTAATTGtataagtatgattttttttttaatgattgaagTATTTAGGTGatttaagaatatatagataatacttGAATAATATACTTTTATGACTTGTTTAACTATAAAGATAAAGCATAAGTACATAAGAGTTATTCAAGATATGACTACAATATGAAATACCCGATGAACAATTTACTACATtggtacatatatttgtatgaaagTATGTCAGGCCGAATTCAAGACCACTCGAAGTTACCAAGCCGGGATTTTTATCTGGTAACACTAGTGCATTGCAGTAAATAAAGTACATATTATGTAAAAAGATAAGCACagtcacataaacacatgcaaaaagaaaacgaagaaaaacgaagaaaagtgaataaaggaaattagaacaagaaaatgaaaatcggAGAAACGTGATGAAAACCGGAGatctaagaaaaaaaggaaaaataaagaggccTAATTAAAGTTCAAGAATCTCGAGTAACTCAAATCAACTTTACAAaacttgtgggggggggggtattaagaACCCTCCAGATAGCTAAAGGGAACAGCAAATAAACCTAGAGGAAGCTAGAACTCAGCTGAGAACCGTAGCCTTTTTGAAACCCGGAGTGTGTGTCAAGAAACCTCAAGAAACCTCAAGAAACCTCAAGAAATCTAGGTTCTCTTAGCAAATCGAGGGCCACCGAAACCTCTTGGATTCTCAATATATCCAAAGAAACTCCCAGAAGCCCTTGAAACTTCAAGAagtccttctttcccctttttaaaaatcttgaaGTTCATCTCCTATCGCCAGTGTGGCTTAAGCCCTTAAAGACGGAatgctactctctctttctctctccctctctgtttcttcctctttctctctgtttcttcctctctctctgtttcttcctctctctctctctgtttcttcctttctctctctctatctccccctctatctttctctttctacctctctcccccactctttctgtctctctctgcctctctctctatttctctctctgcctgtctggatgtctgtttctctctctctctctctctctctctaatatatatatatatatatatatatatatatatatatatatatatatatatatatgtatctctttctctctctttctcccattttccctctttccttcccttcctccgcctcccgccccgtctctctctttctctctcctccgtgaTTTAAGTTTCTTTCGTACTGTTTTTGCATAAaaatcttttcacttttcttttcatttaaatgttctttcttttccctctacctttcccatttttttctgtatttcccctccttcattctttcttccatcccGCTTTTTATTACATtctgtcattctcttttcccttgtatccttcccccctcccctttctatcctcctcttccttcttacctcccacctccccgacctacttctttccctctttccttcccttttttctccctatttattTTCCCGGGGCGAGTACTTGATGGCTCCGGTGATGAGGTCGGCGACAATGACGTATAGAGGGGACTAATGTGGCACATTTGGCGAAACGGGGAAACATCTAATCCAGGGAgtgactgggggagggaggggagggaggggagggagggagggaggggagtgggttgagggagggaggggagggagggggtgagggaggggagtgagggtgagggttgagggagggagggaaggggggagggagggaggggagggaggggagggtgggttgagggaggggagggagtggttgagggagggagggagggagggagtggcagggagtggaggggggttgagggagggaggggagggagtggggtgagggaggaaggatgggaagggagggaaggggagggaggagggggttgagggagggaagggggagggggagggaagggagtgactggtgggagggaggagagaggagggagggagtggggtgagggagtgagggaggagagagtggcagGGGAGTGggttggcaggggagggggaggaggagggagttgctgggggagggaggggagggagtggcagggggagggaggggagggagtgactgggttgaaagggaggtaggggagggaggggaggggttaagggaggtgagggaggagagggggagggaggagggagtgtatatatgtatatgtatatgaatatgatatatatatatatatatatatatatatatatatatatatatatatatatatatatatatatatatatatatatatatatatatatatatatatatatatatatatacataaatatatatatatatatatatatatatatatatatatacacacacacacacacacacacacacacacacacacacataaataaatatatatatatatatatatatatatatatatatatatatatatatatatatatatatatatatatatatatatatatatatatatatatatatatatatatatatatgtgtgtgtgtgtgtgtgtgtgtgtgtgtgtgtgtgtgtgtgtgcccttacATCCTGAGGATGGTAACTGTTCCCCGGAGAAATCATCACAGAACATTTCTTATTTTGGCCACGCAGTAGAGATGCCTTGGTATATTCTTGTTTATTAAGGACTTGGTCACACCGGCGCATCAGAAGAACTCCTTCGTAAAGCCTTCCACGCGCTAATGACACGAAATGACCCCAGAGCCTGAACACGTGACTTCCCGGGGACACTTGGCGGAGCGAATCCCATTTCCCTGAGAGGACCGGAAAAATGGCGGTGTTTGGGGGACGTCAAAGGAGGGGGgcctgggagagggaaagagggagggagggagggagagggagggagagggaaggggagggagggagggagggagaaggtgagggagagggtgagggagggagggaggagcggaaaAATGGCGGTGTTTGGGGACGTCAAAGGAGggcctgggagagggagggagggggagggagggagggagaaggagagggagagggaaagggagggagggagggagagggagagagagagagaggggagagagagagagggagagagagagagagagagagagagagagagagagagagagagagagagagagagagagagagagagagagagagagagagagagagagagagagagagagagagagagagagagggagagagagagagagagagagagagagagagagagggagggagggagagagagagagagagagagagagagagagagagagagagagagtgagagagaaaatagagagagagtgagatggagagagagagagagagagagagagagagagagagagagagagagagagagagagagagagagagagagagagagagagagagagagagagagagagaggagagggagagggagagagtgagagaagagagcgagagagagagagagagagaaagagagagagagagagagagagagagagagagagagagagagagagagagagagagagagagagagagagagagagagagagagagagggggggggggatggccatACTGCAGAGCACGAAAACACTTGCCATGGTAATGATGTTACCATGATCAGTGATGCTCTGCCTTGTGTATGCCtttagttatttatattgttctttGTGTTCTTGAACATTCTACtcgtcctctctatctcttcctctcttcacaacaaagaataaagaacagaaatgatAAACATGGCCATATCCTTTCCTCGCCGGTCAAAGCTTAATAACTTTGGCCAAAGTTTCCTCGCTAAGTCCTCGCGTTTGAATCTATCTTTTCGAAACAAGGAGGCGAgcgagggtgaagaagagaaacaggaggagggagaacatgAGGGAAAAAATTGGCTTTAATTAGAAAACACGAAgatgagaaaaatgaggaagtaaAAAGTTTGACACGTTTTCAAAAGGTCATTGAAGTCTCAAAATGTttctttaagaagaaaaaattaggactaagatgaaagaaggatagagaaaagaagggtATTATAACATAACGTATATTTCTAAAagccaaatatttttttcaaaaatctTCCTTGGCTAAAGACGATGACGAACATGGAGAAAAAATATGGAGGAGGACACGGTGGGAAAAGTTTctcactcctactctccctccatctctacatttccctctccttctccctccctttctccatctccatctccctccctcttcctctcgctttctatcccccctctctacttctccctttccctctccctcttaaaaGCAATTCTTTgattatacaaaaagaaaataacaacgagAACAGATTCGCTGAAGTCACAGCATACTTCCACGCACGCGAAGACGACgacaaaaagatggagaaaaagagtaaaaatctGACCCGGTTTTCCAAACACAGCTCTaattacaaaagaagaagaataactacggaggggaaaaaaagaaagaaaaaaaaaagaagaaaaaaaatctgcacatCTCTGAAAGTCGTTAAAGTCTCACGAAGATGTTTCCACGCCTAAAATGTCTTTTTATGGACTATAAGCAACACAATGGAAAGTTTGTGTTCCCGAGCATAAGGAAGCAGCGCCTGTGTCTCAACCGGAGAAGCGAGGGAGTTCATTAAAACTTGCAAGGGATTTCAAGGTTCCTTAGTTGACGTGTCTTTCAGCGAAGTGAATGAATGAAGCGCGATGAATGTTGAAGGAATATATTTTTCGacagataagtaaaataaaactaaataattgGCTGAGTGATTTTGttaacatatataaattaaatacacGGACTAGCCAGTACGTGAATATATTAATactaattaatgttaatatttatataaatataacactttcaaaataaaacatgtatttgtttgagtgggcaTGTGTCTGCTAGTGCGttcgtgtgtaagtgcgtgtgtatatgcacatacacacaaatggttatctatatgtatgtgtgtttgtgtgagggtatGGGTTTATGGATgtgcacaaacactcaaacaaacacacatacacatacacaaacagacacacataaatctgtggacacacacacaacatgaatCTGTAGatgcccgcacacatacacacacatgaaccgtattcatgttgacaaatgtggaaaggtatgaatgagaccgaatatcttcacaatacaagagatgtatttaaccgatttcgattatatcttcgtcagaaatatcgAAAGGTCACCGAGCCCGATTaggaggtcaccgagcccgagaaagaggtcaccgagcccgagaaggaggtcaCCGAGCTCGAGGAGAAGGTCACCGAGCCCGAGAAGTAGGTCACCGAACCCGAGAAGTaggtcaccgagcccgaggaggaggtcaccgagcccgagaaggaggtcaccgagcccgaggaggaggtcaccgagcccgaggaggaggtcaccgagcccgaggaggaggttaccgagcccgaggaggaggttatcgagcccgagaaggaggtcaccgagcccgaggaggtcaccgagcccgaggaggaggtcaccgagcccgaggaggaggtcaccgagcccgaggaggaggtcaccgagcccgaggaggaggtcaccgagcccgaggaggaggtcaccgagcccgaggaggaggtcaccgagcccgaggaggtcaccgagaacgaggaggaggtcaccgagcccgaggaggaggtcaccgagcccAAGGAGGAGGTTACCGAGCCCAAGAAGTAGGTCACCAAGCCCGAGAAGTaggtcaccgagcccgaggaggaggtcaccgagcccgaggaggaggtcaccgagcccggagaggaggtcaccgagcccgagAAGGTCACCAAGCTcgaggaggaggtcaccgagcccgaggaggaggtcaccgagcccgGAGAGGAGGTCACCAAGCCCGAGGAGGATgtcaccgagcccgaggaggaggtcaccgagcccgaggaggaggtcaccgagcccgaggaggaggtcaccgagcccgaggaggaggtcaccgagcccgaggaggaggtcaccgagcccgaggaggaggtcaccgagcccgaggaggaggtcaccgagcccggagaggaggtcaccgagcccgaggaggaggtcaccgagcccgaggaggaggtcaccgaacccgaggaggaggtcactgagcccgaggaggaggtcaccgagcccgaggaAGTAACCGAGCCCGAGGAAGTaaccgagcccgaggaggaggtcaccaagcccgaggaggaggtcaccgagcccgaggaggaggtcaccgagcccgaggaggaggtcaccgagcccgaggaggaaGTCACGAGGTCatcgagcccgaggaggaggtcaccgagcccgaggaggaggtcaccgagcccgaggaggaggtcaccgagcccgaggaggaggtcaccgagcccgaggaggaggtcaccgagcccgaAGAGTAGGTCACTGAccccgaggaggaggtcaccgagcccgaggaggaggtcaccgagcccgagaaggaggtcaccgagcccgaggaggaggttaagCCCGAGAAGGTCACCAAGCCCgaggaggtcaccgagcccgagaaggaggtcaCCAAGCCCGAAGAGGAGGTCACTGAGCCCgaggaggtcaccgagcccgaggaggtcaccgagcccgaggaAGAGGTTAccaagcccgaggaggaggtcaccgagcccgaggaggaggtcaccgagcccgaggaggaggttaccaagcccgaggaggaggtcactgagcccgaggaggaggtcaccgagcTCGAGGAGGAGGTCACTGAGTCCGAAgaggaggtcaccgagcccgagAAGAAGGTCACCGAGCTCGAGAAGGAGGTCaccgaggccgaggaggaggtcaccgagcccgaggaggaggtcaccgagcccgaggaggaggttaccaagcccgaggaggaggtcactgagcccgaggaggaggtcaccgagccagaggaggaggtcaccgagcccgaggaggaggttaccgagtccgagaaggaggtcaccgagcccgaggaggaggtcaccgagcccgaggaggaggttaccgagcccgaggaggaggtcaccgagcccgaggaggaggtcaccgagcccgaggaggaggtcaccgagcccgagaaggaggtcaccgagcccgaggaggaggtcaccgagttcgaggaggaggttaccgagctcgaggaggaggttaccaagcccgaggaggaggtcaccaagcccgaggaggaggtcaccgagcccgaggaggTCACTGAGCCCAaggaggaggtcaccgagcccgaggaggaggtcaccgagcccgaggaggaggtcaccgagcccgaggaggaggtcaccgagcccgaggaggaggtcaccgagcccgaggaggaggtcaccgagcccgaggaggaggtcaccgagcccgaggaggaggtcaccgagcccgaggaggaggtcaccgagcccgagaaggaggtcaccaagcccgaggaggaggtcaccgagcccgaggaggaggtcaccgagcccgaggaggaggtcaccgagcccgaggaggaaGTCACCAAGCCCGAGGAGGTCACCgaacccgaggaggaggtcaTCGAGCCCGAGGAGTAGGTCACCGAGCCCGAGAAGGTCACCGAGCCCGGAGAGGAGGTCACCGAGCCAGGAgaggaggtcaccgagcccgagaaggaggtcaCCAAGCCCgaggaggtcaccgagcccgaggaggaggtcaccgagcccgaggaggaggtcaccgagcccgagaaggaggttACCAAGCCCGaggaggacgcccaagaggaggaggtcaccgagcccgaggagTAGGTCACCGAGCTGAGAAGGAGGTCACTGAGCCCGAAAAGGAGGTAGATTATGATGCCATAAGGACCTCCACACACCTCGCTGGGAGCCATGATAGTGCGATTCGCTTCATTGCGGATCAACTTAAGCTAGGGCTGGAGTCACTCCAATCTGGGGACGTTTCACTTGGAACGACGAGGACATTCGCAGGCGCCCTAAGACTGGCCAGAACAattccttcctctactccctttctttctccctcttttccactccctccctttgtgtctctcttccactccccctctctctctctctattccactccctctctctctctctctctctctcttccactcacccgGAGAATCTGGAGCAATCTCTCTCCGATAAGATTCTGATTCTTTCGTCGGAGCCTGAGATGGTCCAGAAGCCTGAGAAGGAAGGCCAAGACGCCTGAGAACGGTGAATTGGCCAGTCACAGTTGCTGAAGTAAATGCGGCAACTGCCTCGCTCACAACGCAATTGAGAcggaatgtaaatgataatgatattaatgataatcaatgataattttaatgatcatCTTATTGtcctattgataaggataataaaaagaaagaaaaaagaaaagaaaagaaaagaaagaaaaagaaaagaaaaagaagaagaaaaaaaaatatatacatatatatatatatatatatatacatatatatatatatatatatatatatatatatatatatatatatatatatatatatatatatatatacatatttatggatatatgcgtGCACGCAAGCGcaagtgtctgtgtttgtttatgtgtttaattgtgtgatagtattgataatcgtaataatgataataacagtaattacaacaataataataatgataacaacaacggatGCTCCGTGCTGGCGTGCCGGCGCGTCCTCTGATGCACCCGCCTCCCGATGCttcgtgagagaaagagagagagagagagagagagagagagagagagagagagagagagagagagagagagagagagagagagagagagagagagagagagaaaatgatacagGCAGgtcgatagacagagatagattgattgaatgatagataggtaaacagacaagTAGAATAAGTAAATGGGTCGGTAAAATgataggtagaaaaaaaaacagagagagagagagagagagagagagagagagagagagagagagagagcgagagagagagagagagagagagagagagagagaaagagagaaagagaaaaagagagagagagagaaagagagagagagagagagagagagagagagagagagagagagagagagagagagagagagagagagagagagagagagagagagaaggagagagagagaaggagagagagagagagagagagagagacagagagagagagagagaaagagagagagagaaagagagagagagagagagagagagagagagagagagagagagagagagagagaatgagagacaatgagagggcggggcggggcggtgACTGATaggcagacaggtaaacagacatgcAGGTAGACGGACCATCAAGTAGATTGGCAGCTCCTGAAAATACaaactctttttcttctgttcttcaggAACTTGAGTGAAAGCTGAGGGAAAATCCACTTCgtgatttaaaaagaaagaaagaaagaaaaaaggaatacagGTAGCCAAAGCCCGCAGGTAATCGAAGAATCAGCAAGTAGAAGGAAATTTATTGTAAAGAGGATTAAATAGgataaatgaaaagcaaaaaagtaataattgagTCAACATAAAAAGTTAAGGAATATGTGAACAGATGAAGCTCCAATCTGGCCGCGGAAGGAGACACGAAGTTAAAGGCTGGAATCGAGAAGCAATTCTTGTATTTTGTCCACACAGTCTCTGATATGCAATTAATTAACCGACTAAAGATATCAAAAGGGTCAGAAGTTTCGTCGACATCGGCAGTCgcgtaaaggccgtgtcacacgaGCACTTTTCCGTGAATTTTTTGAcagttttatttaacataaatacaaacattctcgaataatagctcttgatttgactttgcttggttGAAAAAGTTGAACGAAAGTTtatcagacggaaacgatcattatcgtctgactggaaaatcgataatttgctcaaaaattgacaaaattacggaaaaagtgctagtatgaCAGTACCTTAACCAATTCGAATTTCGTGAATAAAACGAAATTCGAAAAGCGCGGGAAGCCTTGATGACGTCATTAAGGGACTCGATCTCCCCAAGCGCGCCTCCAGTTCCTCTCTGAAGTAATCTTTCACCAAATTTTTTCTCACTCTGTTTACCTCCACTTTTATCATGTATTCACTGATATATTTACTTCGTATCTTGCCTTTATTCATTTAATCACTCTGTCTTgttctctgtttcttattttctctcttcctctcattctttcattctcgctcttcctttctttcattccctctcattcACGCACTTCATTTAAAtgacttttcattctttttcgtaCCATTAACTTCTTATCGCTCTTTATGGCTCAAACTGGATTCCATGTTCTGCTGCACCTCAGCCTCTTTCGCCACGTCTATCATCGTCGGGAAAACAACATTCGTTCAAAAACATAAGTTGAtctaaaaaaaattgaaaaaaaaaaaaaaacacgttgatcataaaagagagagagagagagagagagggagatcaaaagagagagagagagagagagagagacagagacagacagagagagagagagaagggggagacaaagaagagagagagagagacagagagagagagagaagggggggagacaaagaagagagagagagagagagagagagagagagagagagagagagagagagagagagagtgagtgagtgagtgagtgagagagagagagagagagagagagagggagagagatgaaagagaaagagagagagagagagagacgtaagggagggagagagagagagagaggtgagagagagagagagagagagagagagagagagagagagagagagagagagagagagagagagagagagaaagagagagagagagagagagagagagagagagagagagagagagagagagagagagagagagagagagaaagagggagagagagagagaaagagggagagagagagagagagggagagagagagagagagtgagagacagaaagagagagagagagagagagagagagagagagagagagagagagagaaagaaagagaaagagagagagagagagagagagagagagagagagaggggaaagagagagagagagagacataagagagagagagagagacgtgagagagagagagacataagagagagagagaaagagagagagagagagagagagagagagagagagagagagagagagagagagagagagagagagagagaaagaagaaagagagaaagagagagagagagagagagagagagagagagagagagagagagagagagagacaaagaaagaaagaaagagagagagagagagagagagagagagagagagagagagagagagagagagagagagaaacagagcttCCTGTTTTTGGGGGGATCACCTTTCGATTTCTGTCAAAACTACTTATCCTATTAATTTCCTTTGTCGATGAGCATTATCAAATGAAACCAAAGAACAGAATTTGGCCAAAGGGAAATAGGACTGGCCATCATTTTATatcaaacatgaaaaaataaataaatgaacggcGAGGACgttagcaaacaaacaaacaaacaaacaaaaaaggatcaGAAGGTGAAAGTAGAACAGGTAGAGAAAACACTCATTCAATTAGAAATATTAGGCTTTACCATCTGCGGATCAATTAAAGAGTTCTGCTTatgaataacattgatgatagaataatgataagctaagggaaggagaaagagatttagCTTTTATGTttattgagaaaaaaacaaaaaacaaccaaaaagaaaTAAGATGGATATAAAGAAGAAGCTTTTTGACAATAATTAGATATCTCAAAGAATCTTATcgtaagacaatatatatatatatatatatatatatatatatatatatatatatatatatatatatatacacatacacacacacacacacacacacacacacacacacatatatatatatatacatacatatatatatatgtatatatatatttatatatatatatatatatatatatatatatatatatatatatatatatgcttacatattttccatcatgtatttttgttttgtgcttTAACGTTAGATTTCTTTGAAGTGTTAATATCCTTttgttatgcatacatatacatacatacatacatacatacatatatatatatatatatatatatatatatatatatatatatatatatatatatatatgtatatatgcttacatacatacatacatgcatacatatatatatatatatatatatatatatatatatatatatatatatatatatatatatgtatgtatgtatgtataacaaaaGGATATTAACACTTCAAAGAAATCTAACGTTAaagcacaaaacaaaaatacatgatGGAAAATATACAAGCAATACTAGAACCCTACACTAAGGGAACAACAAAAgacagacaataacaaaaaaaggaagttgTGCATGGAAAGCTTACGCATTTATATGTTATggttatttttgagttttgattCAGATTAAAAAATGCTAGAATAACTTTTCTTATTATCCTGTAGCGATCTACCGGGAACGACCGCTTATACCGAACCGCCGCTCGTAAAGACCCTTCGCTTGTTTCGTCAGGAGCGAATTTCCCGACGGGCGAGGCGCTTGTCCTTCGTCGTCAGCACAGCCCGGACAtgattgtgtgcttgtgtgtg
The sequence above is a segment of the Penaeus vannamei isolate JL-2024 chromosome 31, ASM4276789v1, whole genome shotgun sequence genome. Coding sequences within it:
- the LOC138867619 gene encoding golgin subfamily A member 6-like protein 6 encodes the protein MTNMEKKYGGGHATQWKVCVPEHKEAAPVSQPEKRGSSLKLARDFKVTEPEEEVTEPEEEVTEPGEEVTEPEKVTKLEEEVTEPEEEVTEPGEEVTKPEEDVTEPEEEVTEPEEEVTEPEEEEVTEPEEEVTEPEKEVTEPEEEVKPEKVTKPEEVTEPEKEVTKPEEEVTEPEEVTEPEEVTEPEEEVTKPEEEVTEPEEEVTEPEEEVTKPEEEVTEPEEEVTELEEEVTESEEEVTEPEKKVTELEKEVTEAEEEVTEPEEEVTEPEEEVTEPGEEVTEPGEEVTEPEKEVTKPEEVTEPEEEVTEPEEEVTEPEKEVTKPEEDAQEEEVTEPEE